A part of Astatotilapia calliptera chromosome 15, fAstCal1.2, whole genome shotgun sequence genomic DNA contains:
- the LOC113006491 gene encoding interaptin-like isoform X1, whose amino-acid sequence MSHETFNNSQSDGEIREESQRLYGLMEREIPDPMELQMKIQQLQLELSTLKLKKNYYKDHFHQSRDELKHVKAQAKENQTQVESLEAKLQEQEKYVQTMHHDFLEKAESLIEQNSSIAAQLSQIQSDKNELKRQNTDLKDSLERLEQQVGEAHHEIIKKEEIIEKQYRKVFQKTELTVELKREICTLQRQVRQTLDEKQLQVKSLEAKLQEQVSTIQRMHRDFHEKKEYFLKENSSITAEIDKLKTANTNLKKRLQNLEYQERTTESLTLQIFWLEEKVKKQNFKIVHNKALIDELNEHLKMKREIINNLKDELRREEEEEILAAVHNITGEPLQLENFAPEPEELVSPVSEPSPDVVPTQENLAPEPEELVSPASEPSPDVVPTQENLAPEPEELVSPVSEPSPDVVPTQENLAPEPEELVSPASEPSPDMVQTQDNLAPEPEELVSPASEPSPDVVPTQDNLAPEPEELVSPASEPSPDVVPTQDNLGPQPEELDSPVSEASPDVVPTSGSWRHGAKRLLKIGLGVAAVGLIIPAAYWGFSKLNSDSLFNSVCGLLEPYSYLDDRLVPF is encoded by the coding sequence ATGTCACACGAAACATTTAATAATTCACAGTCTGACGGAGAGATTCGAGAGGAATCACAAAGACTGTATGGGTTGATGGAGAGAGAAATACCTGACCCTATGGAGCTTCAAATGAAAATTCAACAACTCCAGTTGGAGTTGAGCACCCTAAAGCTCAAAAAGAATTATTATAAAGATCATTTCCATCAGTCAAGAGATGAGCTTAAACACGTGAAGGCTCAGGCTAAAGAAAATCAGACACAGGTGGAATCTCTGGAGGCTAAACTTCAGGAACAGGAAAAGTACGTTCAGACAATGCACCATGACTTTTTGGAAAAGGCGGAATCTCTCATTGAGCAGAACAGCAGCATTGCTGCTCAGTTGTCTCAGATTCAAAGTGATAAAAACGAGCTAAAGAGACAGAACACAGATCTCAAGGACTCTTTAGAGAGACTTGAGCAGCAAGTGGGAGAAGCTCaccatgaaataataaaaaaagaagagataaTAGAAAAACAATATAGGAAAGTATTTCAGAAGACAGAACTCAcagttgagctgaaaagagaaATTTGTACTCTTCAGCGTCAGGTGAGACAGACACTTGATGAAAAGCAGTTGCAGGTCAAATCTCTGGAGGCTAAACTGCAGGAGCAGGTTAGCACAATTCAGAGGATGCACCGTGActttcatgaaaaaaaagaatatttcctTAAGGAGAACAGCAGCATTACTGCTGAGAtagacaaattaaaaacagcaaacacaaatCTCAAGAAACGTTTGCAAAATCTTGAGTATCAAGAAAGGACAACAGAAAGTCTGACACTGCAAATATTTTGGCTGgaagaaaaagtcaaaaagcAAAATTTCAAGATTGTTCATAACAAAGCTCTCATAGATGAACTTAATGAAcatcttaaaatgaaaagagaaataatTAATAATCTTAAGGATGAGCTGAGacgggaggaggaagaagaaatatTAGCTGCTGTTCACAACATCACTGGTGAACCTCTGCAGCTGGAGAATTTTGCTCCTGAACCCGAGGAGCTTGTTTCTCCTGTCTCAGAACCATCTCCTGATGTGGTCCCGACACAGGAGAATCTTGCTCCTGAACCCGAGGAGCTTGTTTCTCctgcctcagaaccatctcctGATGTGGTCCCGACACAGGAGAATCTTGCTCCTGAACCCGAGGAGCTTGTTTCTCCTGTCTCAGAACCATCTCCTGATGTGGTCCCGACACAGGAGAATCTTGCTCCTGAACCCGAGGAGCTTGTTTCTCctgcctcagaaccatctcctGATATGGTCCAGACACAGGACAATCTTGCTCCTGAACCTGAGGAGCTTGTTTCTCctgcctcagaaccatctcctGATGTGGTCCCGACACAGGACAATCTTGCTCCTGAACCTGAGGAGCTTGTTTCTCctgcctcagaaccatctcctGATGTGGTCCCGACACAGGACAATCTTGGTCCTCAACCCGAAGAGCTTGATTCTCCTGTCTCAGAAGCATCTCCTGACGTGGTTCCGACTAGTGGTTCATGGCGTCATGGTGCCAAACGCCTACTTAAAATAGGTTTAGGCGTTGCCGCAGTAGGCCTTATTATACCTGCAGCTTACTGGGGCTTTTCAAAGCTTAATAGTGATAGCCTATTTAACTCTGTCTGTGGCCTCCTTGAGCCATATTCCTACCTTGATGATCGATTAGTCCCTTTTTAA
- the LOC113006491 gene encoding interaptin-like isoform X2: MSHETFNNSQSDGEIREESQRLYGLMEREIPDPMELQMKIQQLQLELSTLKLKKNYYKDHFHQSRDELKHVKAQAKENQTQVESLEAKLQEQEKYVQTMHHDFLEKAESLIEQNSSIAAQLSQIQSDKNELKRQNTDLKDSLERLEQQVGEAHHEIIKKEEIIEKQYRKVFQKTELTVELKREICTLQRQVRQTLDEKQLQVKSLEAKLQEQVSTIQRMHRDFHEKKEYFLKENSSITAEIDKLKTANTNLKKRLQNLEYQERTTESLTLQIFWLEEKVKKQNFKIVHNKALIDELNEHLKMKREIINNLKDELRREEEEEILAAVHNITGEPLQLENFAPEPEELVSPVSEPSPDVVPTQENLAPEPEELVSPASEPSPDMVQTQDNLAPEPEELVSPASEPSPDVVPTQDNLAPEPEELVSPASEPSPDVVPTQDNLGPQPEELDSPVSEASPDVVPTSGSWRHGAKRLLKIGLGVAAVGLIIPAAYWGFSKLNSDSLFNSVCGLLEPYSYLDDRLVPF, from the exons ATGTCACACGAAACATTTAATAATTCACAGTCTGACGGAGAGATTCGAGAGGAATCACAAAGACTGTATGGGTTGATGGAGAGAGAAATACCTGACCCTATGGAGCTTCAAATGAAAATTCAACAACTCCAGTTGGAGTTGAGCACCCTAAAGCTCAAAAAGAATTATTATAAAGATCATTTCCATCAGTCAAGAGATGAGCTTAAACACGTGAAGGCTCAGGCTAAAGAAAATCAGACACAGGTGGAATCTCTGGAGGCTAAACTTCAGGAACAGGAAAAGTACGTTCAGACAATGCACCATGACTTTTTGGAAAAGGCGGAATCTCTCATTGAGCAGAACAGCAGCATTGCTGCTCAGTTGTCTCAGATTCAAAGTGATAAAAACGAGCTAAAGAGACAGAACACAGATCTCAAGGACTCTTTAGAGAGACTTGAGCAGCAAGTGGGAGAAGCTCaccatgaaataataaaaaaagaagagataaTAGAAAAACAATATAGGAAAGTATTTCAGAAGACAGAACTCAcagttgagctgaaaagagaaATTTGTACTCTTCAGCGTCAGGTGAGACAGACACTTGATGAAAAGCAGTTGCAGGTCAAATCTCTGGAGGCTAAACTGCAGGAGCAGGTTAGCACAATTCAGAGGATGCACCGTGActttcatgaaaaaaaagaatatttcctTAAGGAGAACAGCAGCATTACTGCTGAGAtagacaaattaaaaacagcaaacacaaatCTCAAGAAACGTTTGCAAAATCTTGAGTATCAAGAAAGGACAACAGAAAGTCTGACACTGCAAATATTTTGGCTGgaagaaaaagtcaaaaagcAAAATTTCAAGATTGTTCATAACAAAGCTCTCATAGATGAACTTAATGAAcatcttaaaatgaaaagagaaataatTAATAATCTTAAGGATGAGCTGAGacgggaggaggaagaagaaatatTAGCTGCTGTTCACAACATCACTGGTGAACCTCTGCAGCTGGAGAATTTTGCTCCTGAACCCGAG GAGCTTGTTTCTCCTGTCTCAGAACCATCTCCTGATGTGGTCCCGACACAGGAGAATCTTGCTCCTGAACCCGAGGAGCTTGTTTCTCctgcctcagaaccatctcctGATATGGTCCAGACACAGGACAATCTTGCTCCTGAACCTGAGGAGCTTGTTTCTCctgcctcagaaccatctcctGATGTGGTCCCGACACAGGACAATCTTGCTCCTGAACCTGAGGAGCTTGTTTCTCctgcctcagaaccatctcctGATGTGGTCCCGACACAGGACAATCTTGGTCCTCAACCCGAAGAGCTTGATTCTCCTGTCTCAGAAGCATCTCCTGACGTGGTTCCGACTAGTGGTTCATGGCGTCATGGTGCCAAACGCCTACTTAAAATAGGTTTAGGCGTTGCCGCAGTAGGCCTTATTATACCTGCAGCTTACTGGGGCTTTTCAAAGCTTAATAGTGATAGCCTATTTAACTCTGTCTGTGGCCTCCTTGAGCCATATTCCTACCTTGATGATCGATTAGTCCCTTTTTAA